Proteins from a genomic interval of Phenylobacterium sp. LH3H17:
- a CDS encoding pyridoxal phosphate-dependent aminotransferase: MPLESAALARVKPSATLAADAKARELKAQGRNVISLAAGEPDFDTPENIKEAAIKAIRDGKTKYTNVDGIVELKEAIVAKFQRENGLTYKTSQVNVSPGGKPVIWNAMISTLNPGDEVVIPTPYWVSYWDIVLLAGGTPVAAPTSAASGFKLQPADLDAAITPKTKWLFLNSPSNPSGAAYTKAELRALADVLLRHPHVWILTDDMYEHLVFGDFEFWTIAQVEPALYDRTLTMNGVSKAYAMTGWRIGYAAGPEPLIKSMAKVMSQTTSNPSSISQWAAVEALNGTQEFIKPNAKLFEGRRDLVVSMLNQATGIDCPTPEGAFYVYPSVEKLIGKVTPTGKVIGDDQDFAVQLLEQEGVSVVFGAAFGLSPFFRISYATSNAVLEDACTRIQRFCASLK; the protein is encoded by the coding sequence ATGCCGCTCGAATCCGCTGCGCTCGCCCGCGTGAAGCCGTCCGCCACCCTGGCGGCCGACGCGAAAGCTCGTGAGCTGAAGGCGCAGGGGCGGAACGTGATCTCCCTGGCCGCGGGCGAACCCGACTTCGACACGCCGGAGAACATCAAGGAAGCCGCCATCAAGGCGATCCGCGACGGCAAGACCAAGTACACCAATGTCGACGGCATCGTTGAGCTCAAGGAAGCCATCGTCGCCAAGTTCCAGCGCGAGAACGGCCTGACCTACAAGACCAGCCAGGTGAACGTCTCGCCGGGCGGCAAGCCGGTGATCTGGAACGCCATGATCTCGACGCTGAACCCCGGCGACGAGGTGGTGATCCCCACGCCCTACTGGGTCAGCTACTGGGACATCGTGCTGTTGGCCGGCGGAACGCCCGTGGCGGCTCCGACCAGCGCGGCGAGCGGCTTCAAGCTGCAGCCGGCCGACCTCGACGCCGCCATCACGCCGAAGACCAAGTGGCTGTTCCTGAACTCGCCTTCGAACCCGTCGGGCGCGGCCTACACCAAGGCCGAGCTGCGGGCCCTGGCCGATGTCCTGCTGCGCCATCCCCATGTCTGGATCCTGACCGACGACATGTACGAACACCTGGTGTTCGGCGACTTCGAGTTCTGGACCATCGCTCAGGTGGAGCCGGCGCTCTACGACCGCACCCTGACCATGAACGGGGTTTCCAAGGCCTACGCCATGACCGGCTGGCGGATCGGCTACGCCGCCGGCCCCGAGCCGCTGATCAAGTCCATGGCCAAGGTGATGAGCCAGACGACCTCCAACCCCTCCTCCATCTCGCAATGGGCGGCGGTCGAGGCGCTGAACGGCACCCAGGAGTTCATCAAGCCGAACGCCAAGCTGTTCGAGGGCCGCCGCGACCTGGTGGTCTCGATGCTGAACCAGGCGACCGGCATCGACTGCCCGACGCCCGAGGGCGCCTTCTACGTCTATCCCTCGGTCGAGAAGCTGATCGGCAAGGTCACGCCCACCGGCAAGGTCATCGGCGACGACCAGGACTTCGCGGTCCAGCTGCTGGAGCAGGAGGGCGTCTCGGTGGTGTTCGGCGCGGCCTTCGGCCTCTCGCCCTTCTTCCGCATCAGCTACGCCACGTCCAACGCGGTGCTGGAAGACGCCTGCACCCGCATCCAGCGTTTCTGCGCCTCGCTGAAATAG
- the modA gene encoding molybdate ABC transporter substrate-binding protein — translation MQLSRMLGAVALAWSLVFAPAQAASVTVFAAASLKNALDEVGREYARTGGEARFSYAASSAMARQIEQGAPADIYVSADADWMTYLAERRLVVAATRRDLLTNRLALIAPADSKAALKVAKGMPLARALGGGRLAVAGPDVPAGKYARAALISLGAWDGVSGKLAQAENVRTALQYVARGESPFGVVYDTDARLEPKVRIVGLFPAGSHPAIVYPAALVTGSKNPDAARFLSFMSGPQAAVVFRRHGFRVLPRR, via the coding sequence ATGCAGCTTTCTCGGATGTTGGGCGCGGTCGCGCTGGCCTGGTCCCTCGTTTTTGCGCCGGCCCAGGCCGCCTCGGTCACCGTGTTCGCGGCGGCCTCGCTGAAGAACGCCCTGGACGAGGTCGGGCGCGAATACGCCAGGACCGGCGGCGAGGCGCGGTTCTCGTACGCGGCGTCTTCCGCCATGGCCCGGCAGATCGAGCAGGGGGCGCCGGCCGACATCTATGTCTCGGCCGATGCCGATTGGATGACCTACCTGGCCGAGCGCAGGCTGGTCGTCGCCGCCACCCGCCGGGACCTGCTGACCAACCGCCTGGCCCTGATCGCGCCCGCGGACTCCAAGGCCGCGCTGAAGGTCGCCAAGGGCATGCCGCTGGCGCGCGCCCTGGGCGGCGGGAGACTGGCGGTGGCCGGCCCCGACGTACCGGCCGGCAAGTACGCCAGGGCCGCGCTCATCTCGCTGGGCGCCTGGGACGGGGTGTCGGGCAAGCTCGCCCAGGCCGAGAACGTCCGCACCGCCCTGCAGTACGTCGCCCGCGGCGAGAGCCCCTTCGGCGTGGTCTACGATACCGACGCAAGGCTCGAGCCGAAGGTGCGCATCGTAGGCCTGTTCCCGGCGGGCAGCCATCCGGCGATCGTCTATCCGGCCGCCCTGGTGACCGGCTCGAAGAACCCTGACGCCGCCCGGTTCCTCAGCTTCATGAGCGGGCCCCAGGCGGCGGTAGTGTTCCGCAGGCACGGCTTCAGGGTCCTGCCGCGTCGCTGA
- a CDS encoding ribbon-helix-helix domain-containing protein: protein MPRLRKRSILLSGHATSLALEPEFWEVLGELARTDGLSLAAVIARIDEGRAERPLASACRVAALAFAARRS, encoded by the coding sequence ATGCCGCGTCTTCGTAAACGTTCCATCCTGTTGTCCGGCCACGCCACCTCGCTGGCCCTGGAGCCCGAGTTCTGGGAGGTGCTGGGCGAACTGGCGCGAACCGACGGCCTGAGCCTGGCGGCCGTGATCGCCCGCATCGACGAGGGACGAGCGGAGCGCCCGCTCGCCTCGGCCTGCCGGGTCGCGGCCCTGGCCTTCGCCGCCAGGCGTTCCTAG
- a CDS encoding glutathione S-transferase family protein has translation MLKLFYFPGSCSLASHIALEDAGADYEAVRVDLMGGEQTRPDYLAINPKGRIPALVTERGVVTESPAILAFVAQSHPGANLAPLDDPFAFAQVQAFNGYLSSTVHVAYAHGRRAGRWADAPSAIAEMKRKVPETMAACFARIEADLPEAPWVMGEAYTICDPYLFTFSGWLAGIGVEIAQFPKVFGHFQRMNTRSAVRKVLAREAA, from the coding sequence ATGTTGAAGCTGTTCTATTTTCCAGGCTCGTGCTCGCTGGCGTCCCACATCGCCCTGGAAGACGCCGGGGCCGACTACGAGGCGGTTCGCGTCGACCTCATGGGCGGCGAGCAAACCCGACCGGACTATCTGGCGATCAATCCGAAGGGCCGAATCCCGGCCCTGGTCACCGAGCGCGGCGTCGTGACGGAAAGCCCGGCGATCCTGGCGTTCGTGGCGCAAAGCCATCCGGGGGCGAATCTCGCGCCCCTCGACGATCCCTTCGCCTTCGCCCAGGTCCAGGCGTTCAACGGTTATCTCTCCTCCACCGTCCACGTCGCGTACGCCCATGGACGGCGGGCGGGGCGCTGGGCCGACGCCCCCTCGGCGATCGCGGAGATGAAGCGCAAGGTCCCAGAGACCATGGCGGCGTGCTTCGCCAGGATCGAGGCCGATCTGCCCGAGGCGCCCTGGGTGATGGGAGAGGCCTATACGATCTGCGATCCCTACCTGTTCACCTTCAGCGGGTGGCTCGCGGGCATCGGGGTCGAAATCGCGCAATTTCCAAAGGTTTTCGGCCACTTCCAGCGGATGAACACCCGATCGGCGGTCAGGAAGGTTCTTGCGCGAGAGGCGGCCTGA
- a CDS encoding ABC-F family ATP-binding cassette domain-containing protein — MSIRQAVLGVENASFFYGSNRVFEGVSFQLDDARTALVGENGAGKSTLLKCLLGELVLMDGQIVRSRGLKIGYVPQDVPAGLADRPLRQVLEAALPVTDGSEDWKVDVLLDEIGVAFETAEQPFGALSGGWQRLMLIAAGARLSEPDLLILDEPTNHLDLSNINVLEGWLDENHRLPMLIVSHDREFLQRTTTRTLFLRADGAHSFAAPFVEARQALLHRDAADAVRRQVEGKEIDRLQKVAARYRVWGVKNDKFHKRAKATEKRIDRIEAERTGAYSARERKLELAEGEIEAKVALRIENYAVTVPDGSRKLFHIDKLSVAVGDRIALLGINGAGKSMLLSALARAWDPALRHYDGQASLRFNPQSRLVYFDQRMADLPLELSLVDYLTSVEGATSRDANAMLAKAGFPYVRIKGPIGDLSHGERARLVFLRMTLARPNLYLLDEPTNHLDIEGQEDLEAQLDGADVACLFVSHDRYFTRAAATRFLEIRKGRLVEVEGPDDFFEAQ; from the coding sequence ATGTCTATCCGTCAGGCCGTCCTGGGCGTCGAGAACGCCAGCTTCTTCTACGGATCCAATAGGGTCTTCGAGGGCGTCTCCTTCCAGCTGGACGACGCGCGCACGGCCCTGGTGGGGGAGAACGGCGCCGGCAAGTCCACCCTGCTGAAGTGCCTGCTCGGCGAGCTGGTGCTGATGGACGGGCAGATCGTCCGCTCGCGGGGCCTGAAGATCGGCTACGTGCCGCAGGACGTGCCCGCGGGCCTCGCCGATCGGCCACTGCGCCAGGTGCTGGAGGCCGCCCTCCCCGTGACCGACGGTTCCGAGGATTGGAAGGTCGATGTCCTGCTGGACGAGATCGGCGTCGCCTTCGAGACCGCCGAGCAACCCTTTGGGGCCTTGAGCGGCGGCTGGCAGCGGCTGATGCTGATCGCCGCCGGGGCCCGTCTCTCCGAACCCGACCTGCTGATCCTCGACGAACCGACCAACCACCTGGACCTGTCCAACATCAATGTCCTGGAGGGGTGGCTGGACGAGAACCACCGCCTGCCCATGCTGATCGTCAGCCACGACCGCGAGTTCCTGCAGCGGACCACCACCCGGACCCTGTTCCTGCGGGCCGACGGCGCCCACAGCTTCGCCGCGCCCTTCGTCGAGGCGCGCCAGGCCCTCTTACATCGCGACGCCGCCGACGCCGTGCGACGCCAGGTCGAGGGCAAGGAGATCGACCGGCTGCAGAAGGTCGCCGCCCGCTACCGGGTCTGGGGCGTCAAGAATGACAAGTTCCACAAGCGCGCCAAGGCCACCGAGAAACGCATCGACCGGATCGAGGCCGAGCGCACCGGCGCCTATTCCGCCCGCGAGCGGAAGCTGGAGCTGGCCGAGGGCGAGATCGAGGCTAAGGTCGCCCTGCGGATCGAGAACTACGCCGTCACCGTCCCCGACGGGTCGCGCAAGCTGTTCCACATCGACAAGCTGTCGGTGGCGGTCGGCGACCGCATCGCCCTGCTGGGGATCAACGGGGCCGGCAAGTCCATGCTGCTCTCGGCCCTGGCGCGGGCCTGGGACCCGGCCCTGCGGCACTATGACGGCCAGGCCAGCCTCCGCTTCAACCCGCAGAGCCGGCTGGTCTATTTCGACCAGCGCATGGCCGACCTGCCGCTGGAGCTGAGCCTCGTCGACTACCTGACCTCGGTGGAGGGCGCGACAAGCCGCGACGCCAACGCCATGCTGGCCAAGGCGGGCTTCCCCTATGTGCGGATCAAGGGACCGATCGGCGACCTCAGCCACGGAGAGCGGGCGCGGCTGGTCTTCCTGCGCATGACCTTGGCCAGGCCCAACCTCTACCTCCTGGACGAGCCCACGAACCACCTGGACATCGAGGGCCAGGAGGACCTTGAGGCCCAGCTCGACGGCGCCGACGTCGCCTGTCTGTTCGTCTCTCACGACCGCTACTTCACCCGCGCGGCCGCCACCCGCTTCCTGGAGATCCGCAAGGGCCGGCTGGTGGAGGTGGAAGGACCCGACGACTTCTTCGAGGCGCAGTAG
- a CDS encoding 2-isopropylmalate synthase, with protein sequence MTQASNDTARDSRDRVIVFDTTMRDGEQSPGASMSIDEKLELAKILEDMRVDVIEAGFPIASNGDFEAVRQVSEIVTESTVCGLARAGMADIERCAEAIRPAKRGRIHTFLSTSPSHRDHILKASQEDILEMITKSVGHARNLCGDVEWSAQDATRTEQDFLRRCVEAAIQAGAQTINIPDTVGYTYPSEYAEIFRDLIENVPNADTVIFSTHCHNDLGLAVANSLAGVQGGARQVEVAVNGIGERAGNAALEEVVMALKVRGDRLPYFTGVETQHITRASRYVSAITGFPVQFNKAIVGKNAFAHESGIHQDGMLKDRGTYEIMSPETVGQGASNLVMGKHAGRAGFREKLKTLGYELGQNALNEAFQRFKDLADKKKHVFDDDIVALVDDALASGSDRIQVKSLRVIAGTEGPQQAELIVTVDGVEKAASATGDGPVDAVFNAIHEAVPHTAILRLFQVHAVTEGTDAQAQVSVRLEEDGRIATGQAADTDTLTASAKAYVNALNNLFARKEKSAPDAIASGF encoded by the coding sequence ATGACCCAAGCTTCCAACGACACCGCCCGCGATTCCCGGGATCGCGTCATCGTATTCGACACCACCATGCGCGACGGCGAGCAGTCGCCTGGCGCCTCCATGTCCATCGACGAGAAGCTCGAGCTGGCCAAGATCCTGGAGGACATGCGCGTCGACGTGATCGAGGCGGGCTTCCCCATCGCCTCCAACGGCGACTTCGAGGCCGTCCGGCAGGTCTCCGAGATCGTCACCGAGAGCACGGTCTGCGGCCTGGCCCGCGCCGGCATGGCCGACATCGAGCGCTGCGCCGAGGCGATCCGCCCGGCCAAGCGCGGCCGCATCCACACCTTCCTGTCCACCAGCCCCAGCCATCGCGACCACATCCTGAAGGCCAGCCAGGAAGACATCCTGGAGATGATCACCAAGTCGGTCGGCCACGCGCGCAACCTGTGCGGCGACGTGGAATGGTCGGCCCAGGACGCCACCCGAACCGAGCAGGACTTCCTGCGCCGCTGCGTGGAAGCCGCCATCCAGGCCGGCGCCCAGACGATCAACATCCCCGACACCGTGGGCTATACCTATCCCAGCGAATACGCTGAGATTTTCCGCGACCTGATCGAGAACGTGCCGAACGCCGACACGGTGATCTTCTCGACCCATTGCCATAACGACCTGGGCCTGGCCGTCGCCAACAGCCTGGCCGGGGTTCAGGGCGGAGCGCGCCAGGTCGAGGTGGCCGTGAACGGCATCGGCGAGCGGGCCGGCAACGCGGCCCTGGAAGAGGTGGTGATGGCCCTGAAGGTGCGCGGCGACCGGCTGCCCTACTTCACCGGCGTCGAGACCCAGCACATCACCCGCGCCAGCCGCTACGTCTCTGCGATCACCGGCTTTCCGGTGCAGTTCAACAAGGCGATCGTGGGCAAGAACGCCTTCGCCCACGAGAGCGGCATCCACCAGGACGGGATGCTGAAGGACCGCGGGACCTACGAGATCATGAGCCCGGAGACCGTGGGGCAGGGCGCCTCCAATCTGGTCATGGGCAAGCACGCCGGCCGCGCGGGTTTCCGCGAGAAGCTGAAGACCCTGGGCTACGAACTGGGCCAGAACGCGCTGAACGAAGCCTTCCAGCGCTTCAAGGACCTTGCCGACAAGAAGAAGCACGTCTTCGACGACGACATCGTCGCCCTGGTGGACGACGCCCTGGCCTCCGGCTCCGACCGCATCCAGGTCAAGAGCCTGAGGGTCATCGCCGGCACCGAGGGGCCGCAGCAGGCCGAGTTGATCGTGACGGTCGACGGCGTCGAGAAGGCGGCCTCGGCCACCGGCGACGGCCCGGTCGACGCGGTGTTCAACGCCATTCACGAGGCGGTGCCGCACACGGCCATCCTGCGCCTGTTCCAGGTGCATGCGGTGACCGAGGGGACCGACGCTCAGGCCCAGGTCTCTGTGCGCCTGGAGGAGGATGGCCGGATCGCCACCGGGCAGGCCGCCGATACCGATACGCTCACGGCCTCGGCCAAGGCCTATGTGAACGCGCTCAACAACCTCTTCGCCCGCAAGGAAAAGAGCGCGCCGGACGCCATCGCCAGCGGATTCTGA
- a CDS encoding ubiquinone biosynthesis protein COQ4, with translation MAMTADSFDVRYQRQADPATTPMAKPRLQWGVALKALQRLLNDKEDTGQVFEIMRALSGNSTAKGYERLLTTPQGGRMAYERVELIDKLMDDAWLDAFAPGTVGAAYRQFIRSEQLSAEGLAEVSRAKSNDIEVRHPHAWFGRRTRDVHDIWHILSGYHRDGLGEACLVAFSYAQTKSLGWALMAVGATIRSRGGDHPYAKAIWQGYQRGKASAWLLGEDYERLLNEPLDDARRRLGITPPTVYNAIPPEARDAAVPGQM, from the coding sequence ATGGCCATGACCGCCGACTCTTTCGACGTCCGCTACCAGCGCCAGGCCGATCCGGCCACGACGCCCATGGCTAAGCCCAGGCTCCAGTGGGGCGTGGCGCTGAAGGCGTTGCAGCGCCTGCTGAACGACAAGGAAGACACCGGCCAGGTGTTCGAGATCATGCGCGCGCTCAGCGGGAACTCGACGGCCAAGGGCTATGAGCGCCTGCTGACCACGCCGCAGGGCGGGCGCATGGCCTATGAACGGGTCGAGTTGATCGACAAGCTGATGGACGACGCCTGGCTGGACGCCTTCGCACCCGGCACGGTGGGGGCGGCCTATCGCCAGTTCATCCGCAGCGAGCAGCTCTCCGCCGAGGGCCTGGCCGAGGTCAGCCGAGCCAAGAGCAACGATATCGAGGTGCGCCATCCCCATGCCTGGTTCGGTCGCCGCACCCGCGACGTCCACGACATCTGGCACATCCTGTCCGGCTATCATCGCGACGGCCTGGGCGAGGCCTGCCTGGTGGCCTTCTCCTACGCCCAGACCAAGAGCCTGGGCTGGGCCCTGATGGCGGTTGGCGCCACCATCCGCTCGCGCGGGGGCGACCATCCCTACGCCAAGGCGATCTGGCAGGGCTACCAGCGCGGCAAGGCCAGCGCCTGGCTGTTGGGCGAGGACTATGAGCGCCTGCTGAACGAGCCGCTTGATGACGCGCGCCGCCGGCTGGGGATCACCCCGCCGACCGTCTACAACGCCATTCCGCCCGAGGCCCGCGACGCCGCCGTCCCCGGCCAGATGTAG
- a CDS encoding rod shape-determining protein produces the protein MFSSLFGAISNDIAIDLGTANTLIYMKGKGIVLNEPSVVALRNVGGRKVVHAVGIEAKQMLGRTPGHMEAIRPMRDGVIADFEVAEEMIKYFIRKVHNRKGFVNPKVIVCVPSGATAVERRAINDSCLNAGGRRVGLIDEPMAAAIGAGLPIHEPTGSMVVDIGGGTTEVAVLSLSGIVYSRSVRVGGDKMDEAIISYMRRNHNLLIGETTAERIKKEIGTARAPADGEGLSIEVKGRDLMQGVPREVRISEKQASDSLSEPVSQIVDAVKMALEATPPELASDIADKGIMLTGGGALLRGLDAEIRDHTGLPVTVADDPLSCVALGCGKVLEHPKWMKGVLESTLA, from the coding sequence ATGTTTTCATCCCTCTTCGGCGCCATCTCGAACGATATCGCCATCGACCTCGGCACCGCCAACACCCTCATCTACATGAAGGGCAAGGGCATCGTTCTGAATGAGCCGTCGGTGGTGGCGCTTCGCAACGTCGGCGGCCGCAAGGTCGTCCACGCCGTCGGCATAGAAGCCAAGCAGATGCTGGGCCGTACGCCTGGCCACATGGAAGCCATCCGTCCCATGCGGGATGGGGTCATCGCCGACTTCGAAGTCGCCGAGGAGATGATCAAGTACTTCATCCGCAAGGTCCACAACCGCAAGGGTTTCGTGAACCCCAAGGTCATCGTCTGCGTGCCGTCCGGCGCCACCGCCGTGGAACGCCGGGCGATCAACGACAGCTGCCTCAACGCCGGTGGCCGCCGGGTCGGCCTGATCGACGAGCCCATGGCCGCGGCCATCGGGGCTGGCCTGCCCATCCATGAGCCCACGGGTTCGATGGTGGTCGACATCGGCGGCGGCACCACCGAGGTGGCCGTGCTGTCGCTGTCGGGCATCGTCTATTCGCGCTCCGTCCGGGTGGGCGGCGACAAGATGGACGAGGCGATCATCAGCTACATGCGCCGCAACCATAACCTGCTGATCGGCGAGACCACCGCCGAGCGCATCAAGAAGGAGATCGGCACCGCCCGGGCTCCGGCCGACGGCGAGGGCCTCTCCATCGAGGTCAAGGGCCGCGACCTGATGCAGGGCGTGCCGCGCGAAGTGCGCATCAGCGAGAAGCAGGCGTCCGATTCGCTGTCGGAGCCGGTCAGCCAGATCGTCGACGCGGTGAAGATGGCGCTGGAGGCGACGCCGCCGGAACTTGCGTCCGACATCGCCGACAAGGGCATCATGCTGACGGGGGGCGGGGCTCTGCTCCGCGGCCTCGACGCCGAGATCCGCGACCATACCGGCCTGCCGGTGACGGTGGCCGACGACCCGCTCTCCTGCGTCGCCCTGGGGTGCGGCAAGGTGCTCGAACATCCGAAGTGGATGAAGGGCGTTCTTGAGTCCACCCTGGCGTAG
- a CDS encoding DMT family transporter: MLWILLTAAAAPLQVARNALQRGLVGDAGPWGATLVRFLFGLPFSLLIFAVVAFATPQAEPHLSWRFAIAVTAGAIAQVSATAALLMAMRHSGFAVATFMQQSSLPLAAIMGFVVFGDHMNPVQWLGLVAATAGLLILSWPKRDAATGVLNGSLFGLASGLAFAVALNGYRQAGMALEPGHPIYSATASLCVAQALQSLVLGGILAATRPQALRSVMGSWRQSLGAGLCGTAASACWFSALALAPAGQVRAVGVIEGPIAAAAGRRLFKERLSLVQIVGGTATGVGVVMTALG, translated from the coding sequence ATGCTCTGGATCCTACTGACGGCGGCGGCCGCGCCGCTGCAGGTGGCGCGCAACGCCCTGCAGCGCGGGCTGGTCGGCGACGCCGGCCCCTGGGGCGCGACCCTGGTGCGCTTCCTGTTCGGTCTGCCGTTCTCGCTGCTGATCTTCGCCGTGGTGGCCTTCGCCACGCCCCAGGCGGAGCCGCACCTGTCCTGGCGGTTCGCCATCGCCGTGACGGCCGGCGCCATCGCCCAGGTCTCGGCCACCGCGGCCCTGCTGATGGCCATGCGCCATTCCGGGTTCGCTGTGGCGACCTTCATGCAGCAGTCATCCCTGCCGCTGGCCGCCATCATGGGGTTCGTGGTGTTCGGCGACCACATGAACCCGGTCCAGTGGCTGGGCCTGGTCGCCGCGACTGCGGGCCTGCTCATCCTCTCCTGGCCAAAGCGCGACGCGGCCACCGGCGTGCTGAACGGTTCGCTGTTCGGACTCGCCTCGGGCCTGGCCTTCGCCGTGGCGCTGAACGGCTATCGCCAGGCGGGCATGGCGCTGGAGCCTGGCCATCCGATCTATTCGGCCACCGCCTCGCTCTGCGTGGCCCAGGCTCTGCAGTCGCTGGTCCTGGGGGGCATACTGGCGGCGACCCGGCCCCAGGCGCTGCGCTCTGTGATGGGGAGCTGGCGTCAGTCCCTGGGCGCCGGGCTCTGCGGAACGGCCGCCTCGGCTTGCTGGTTCTCGGCCCTGGCCCTGGCGCCGGCCGGCCAGGTTCGCGCCGTCGGGGTCATCGAAGGGCCCATCGCCGCGGCGGCTGGGCGGCGGCTGTTCAAGGAGCGCCTCAGCCTTGTCCAGATCGTCGGCGGAACCGCCACGGGCGTGGGCGTGGTGATGACGGCTCTGGGCTGA
- a CDS encoding glutathione S-transferase family protein, with protein sequence MLTLFHAPKSRSTRMIWLLEELGAPYEIKVVDIARRDGVGAKDPANPHPHKQVPALLDDGVLISESVAIALYLTDKFPAAGIGPVVGDPLRGPYLTWLAYYAGVLEPVIGAHFEGRTATDPALKAQYEAMDARLKSALEAGPCLLGERFSAADIMFASLLQFARQMLPGHAVYDEWLGRLNARPALARAMAKDVG encoded by the coding sequence GTGCTGACCCTATTCCACGCCCCGAAATCGCGCTCGACCCGGATGATCTGGCTGCTGGAGGAGCTGGGCGCGCCCTATGAAATCAAGGTCGTCGACATCGCCCGGCGCGACGGGGTGGGTGCCAAGGACCCGGCCAATCCGCACCCGCACAAGCAGGTGCCCGCCCTGCTGGACGACGGGGTGCTGATCAGCGAATCCGTCGCCATCGCGCTCTATCTGACGGACAAGTTCCCAGCCGCGGGGATCGGGCCGGTGGTCGGCGATCCCCTGCGCGGGCCCTATCTCACCTGGCTCGCCTATTATGCCGGTGTGTTGGAGCCGGTGATCGGCGCCCATTTCGAGGGCCGCACCGCCACCGATCCGGCGCTGAAAGCCCAGTACGAGGCCATGGACGCGCGTCTGAAAAGCGCGCTGGAGGCCGGCCCCTGCCTGCTGGGCGAGCGCTTCAGCGCCGCCGACATCATGTTCGCCAGCCTGCTGCAGTTCGCCCGGCAGATGCTTCCGGGCCACGCCGTGTATGATGAGTGGCTCGGGCGCCTGAACGCGCGCCCGGCCCTGGCCAGGGCCATGGCCAAGGACGTCGGCTGA
- a CDS encoding DUF4169 family protein, whose amino-acid sequence MTKVVSLNKARKAKVRDQDRVQAARNRAAFGRPKAEKALAKAQGEKADRALDGAKRED is encoded by the coding sequence GTGACCAAGGTGGTGAGCTTAAACAAGGCCAGGAAGGCCAAGGTCCGCGATCAGGATCGCGTCCAGGCCGCGCGCAACCGCGCGGCCTTCGGCCGGCCCAAGGCCGAGAAGGCGCTCGCCAAGGCGCAAGGTGAGAAGGCCGACCGCGCGCTGGACGGCGCCAAGCGCGAGGACTGA
- a CDS encoding TVP38/TMEM64 family protein yields MRRILRFINEMDAKAWRTLAVSFVLFGGVGVVFLFGAQVLGFDGEATVERWLGMASDGPWALPAAVAAFAILAFLGVPQFVLIAAAVVAFGAWTGFAYSWIGTMVSALVGFYVGRLAGARALKALSGESMQRFMDLVGRNGFLASLIVRLVPSAPFIVVNMAAGVTPMRMRHFTAGTALGIVPKIALTAFAGNSIVQVLKGQGGGHAIWLALIVVAWIAIGWFARNWLKSREDAISGPRKD; encoded by the coding sequence ATGCGCCGCATCCTCCGCTTCATCAACGAAATGGACGCAAAGGCCTGGCGGACGCTGGCGGTGTCCTTCGTCCTGTTTGGCGGGGTGGGCGTGGTGTTCCTGTTCGGCGCCCAGGTGCTGGGCTTCGACGGGGAGGCGACGGTCGAGCGCTGGCTGGGCATGGCCTCCGACGGCCCCTGGGCCTTGCCCGCGGCTGTGGCGGCCTTCGCCATCCTGGCCTTCCTGGGCGTGCCGCAGTTCGTGCTGATCGCCGCGGCGGTGGTGGCCTTCGGGGCCTGGACCGGGTTCGCCTATAGCTGGATCGGCACCATGGTCTCGGCCCTGGTCGGTTTCTATGTCGGCAGGCTGGCGGGTGCGCGGGCGCTCAAAGCGCTGTCTGGCGAGAGCATGCAGCGGTTCATGGACCTGGTGGGTCGCAACGGCTTCCTGGCCAGCCTCATCGTGCGGCTGGTGCCTTCGGCTCCCTTCATCGTGGTCAATATGGCCGCGGGGGTGACGCCGATGCGGATGCGCCACTTCACCGCCGGAACGGCCCTCGGTATCGTGCCGAAGATCGCGCTCACGGCCTTCGCCGGCAACTCCATCGTCCAGGTGCTGAAGGGGCAGGGGGGCGGCCATGCGATCTGGCTGGCGCTGATCGTGGTCGCCTGGATCGCCATCGGCTGGTTCGCGCGTAACTGGCTGAAATCACGCGAGGACGCGATCAGCGGACCGCGCAAGGACTGA